The following are encoded together in the Pseudomonas maumuensis genome:
- a CDS encoding SDR family oxidoreductase gives MSSQKVAIITAGGSGMGAQAARRLAADGFRVAILSSSGKGEALAAELGGIGVTGSNQSVEDLQRLVDTVMQRWGRVDVLVNSAGHGPRAPVLEISDEDWHRGMEVYFLNVVRPTRLVTPIMQRQNSGAIINISTFATFEPDPAFPTSGVFRAGLAAFTKLFADRYAADNIRMNNVLPGFIDSLPEKEEFRSRIPMQRYGKAEEIAATVSFLASEGAGYITGQNLRVDGGITRSV, from the coding sequence ATGTCTTCTCAGAAAGTCGCAATCATCACCGCAGGTGGCAGTGGCATGGGGGCGCAGGCCGCGCGGCGGCTGGCTGCCGATGGTTTCAGGGTGGCGATCCTGTCGTCGTCCGGCAAGGGCGAGGCTTTGGCGGCCGAGCTCGGCGGCATCGGTGTGACGGGCTCCAACCAGTCGGTAGAAGACCTGCAGCGTCTGGTCGATACCGTGATGCAGCGGTGGGGGCGTGTCGATGTGCTGGTCAACAGCGCCGGACATGGCCCGCGTGCGCCGGTCCTCGAGATTAGCGACGAGGACTGGCACCGGGGCATGGAGGTGTACTTTCTCAATGTGGTGCGCCCGACCCGCCTGGTGACGCCGATCATGCAGCGGCAGAACAGCGGCGCCATCATCAATATCTCGACCTTCGCCACCTTCGAGCCGGACCCGGCGTTCCCGACCTCCGGCGTGTTCCGCGCCGGGCTGGCAGCCTTCACCAAGTTGTTCGCCGACCGTTATGCCGCCGATAACATCCGCATGAACAACGTGCTGCCGGGCTTCATCGACAGCTTGCCGGAGAAGGAGGAGTTCCGTAGCCGGATTCCCATGCAGCGGTATGGCAAGGCCGAGGAGATCGCGGCCACTGTCAGCTTCCTCGCCTCCGAGGGAGCGGGTTACATCACCGGGCAGAACCTGCGTGTCGATGGCGGCATTACCCGTTCGGTCTGA
- a CDS encoding SH3 domain-containing protein, with translation MKYVVIETHRSEYPAPITFARGTPLDIGQRYEGDEQWQDWYLCSCQGQEPGWVPAQFIERLGVGRGRALEAYSAHELDVDPGQQLDSLRPLNGWVWCRRVSNGELGWVPLAKLRVLA, from the coding sequence GTGAAGTACGTCGTGATCGAGACACACCGCAGCGAATACCCTGCGCCCATTACCTTCGCCCGAGGCACGCCGTTGGACATCGGCCAGCGCTATGAGGGCGACGAGCAATGGCAGGATTGGTACTTGTGCAGTTGCCAGGGCCAAGAGCCGGGTTGGGTGCCTGCCCAGTTCATCGAGCGCCTCGGGGTGGGGCGGGGCCGGGCGCTGGAGGCCTACTCGGCCCATGAACTGGACGTCGATCCCGGCCAGCAACTCGATAGCTTGCGTCCCTTGAACGGTTGGGTCTGGTGCCGTCGGGTGAGCAATGGCGAGCTCGGCTGGGTGCCGCTGGCCAAGCTGCGCGTGCTGGCGTAG
- a CDS encoding LysR family transcriptional regulator produces MALDMLREIQAFVSVAHKRSFVSAARSLGRSPSAVTRAVQALEDNSGAKLFNRSANAVSLTEAGERLLPHAERLLDVQRDAADELAALTGDAQGWIRLAAPEVLAQQVLPGVLAAFSQRHPRVTLDVQYSDQAVDPLQGKLDFVIRGAFPQSSELIGYPLWRYRRHLYASPQYLAQAGMPQELEDLERHALILHTAPRILKAWHFSKDGRISSLRPRPRLRLGSGVAVLQSTLAGAGIARLADWLGEPQVRAGHLVRVCPDYHLTSSNGHDPQMHAVYPAGDLPARARELLQALREARPHPGEQP; encoded by the coding sequence ATGGCCTTGGACATGCTGCGTGAAATTCAGGCGTTCGTCAGCGTTGCGCACAAGCGCAGCTTCGTCAGCGCCGCCCGTTCACTGGGTCGTTCGCCCAGCGCTGTGACACGTGCCGTGCAGGCTTTGGAAGATAACAGCGGCGCCAAGCTGTTCAACCGCAGCGCCAACGCCGTGTCATTGACCGAGGCCGGGGAGCGCCTGCTACCCCACGCCGAACGCTTGCTGGATGTGCAACGCGACGCTGCCGATGAGTTAGCCGCGCTGACTGGCGACGCCCAGGGCTGGATACGCCTAGCCGCGCCCGAGGTGCTGGCCCAGCAGGTGCTGCCGGGGGTACTGGCAGCCTTCTCCCAGCGCCACCCCCGCGTCACCCTCGACGTGCAGTACAGCGACCAGGCCGTGGATCCGTTGCAGGGCAAACTGGATTTCGTGATCCGCGGTGCCTTCCCGCAGTCCAGCGAACTGATCGGCTACCCGCTGTGGCGTTATCGCCGTCACCTGTACGCCAGCCCCCAGTACCTGGCGCAGGCCGGCATGCCCCAGGAGCTGGAGGACCTGGAACGGCATGCGCTGATCCTGCACACGGCGCCGCGCATTCTCAAGGCCTGGCATTTCAGCAAGGACGGGCGCATCTCCAGCCTGCGCCCACGCCCGCGCCTACGGCTGGGTTCTGGGGTGGCGGTACTGCAAAGCACCTTGGCGGGCGCGGGCATCGCGCGGTTGGCCGATTGGCTCGGGGAACCGCAGGTGCGTGCCGGGCACCTGGTGCGGGTGTGCCCCGATTACCACCTGACATCCAGCAACGGGCACGACCCGCAAATGCATGCCGTCTACCCCGCCGGCGACCTGCCAGCAAGGGCTCGCGAGCTGCTGCAGGCCCTGCGCGAAGCCCGTCCGCACCCAGGGGAGCAGCCCTGA
- the nfrB gene encoding cyclic di-3',5'-guanylate-activated glycosyltransferase NfrB encodes MSLAFIDFLTYVLFGLKILAIVLATLMFLLGLDDLFIDLCYWGRKLIRRFRIYDKFDKADEKRLFEVPEKPLAIMVPAWNEVGVVGEMARLAASTIDYENYQIFVGTYPNDPQTQADVDAVCLHYPNVHKVVCARPGPTSKADCLNNIIDAILRFQQDARIEFAGFILHDAEDVISPMELRLFNYLLPNKDMIQIPVYPYAPEWKGFTAGHYVDEFAENHGKDVIVREALTGQVPSAGVGTCFSRRAISALLEDGDGIAFDVQSLTEDYDIGFRLKQKGMKCIFARYSITDPALALKQEWRPGMSREFAQVICVREHFPRDWQHAIRQKSRWIVGIVFQGTSNLGWSRKGALNYFLWRDRRGLFAYLLSFLVNLLLLVLLAMWLVTVIAPESWRFMSILSDSTLLSTLLWLNGLLLFNRLFQRFWFVTRYYGVFEGLLSAPRMMWSNFVNFFANLRALRQVMEMGDSRRVAWDKTTHEFPALAAPARTPLGHRLVDKGLISEEQLEQAITSPVRRRLGRELLLRGWLTSEQLVETLAEQLDLPWAPLNPFKIAPALIAKLPRKLATHYGVLPVDEDGDTLVLASESPVSQVSLGVISRQLKRPVRTRLAPQGRVTLGLRYHYPSPWQKPETREMLEVLERHQDDAALLESVGTHQVMLGSLLQVRGMVPVALFNQALIDFNPEQQSLGEHLIARGIITEEVLQQALAEQASEQQAAYDLTREVA; translated from the coding sequence ATGAGCCTGGCCTTCATCGATTTCCTCACTTACGTCCTGTTCGGCCTGAAGATCCTTGCCATCGTCCTGGCGACCTTGATGTTCCTGCTGGGCCTGGACGATCTGTTCATCGACCTGTGCTACTGGGGCCGCAAGCTGATCCGACGTTTCCGCATCTACGACAAGTTCGACAAGGCCGACGAAAAGCGCCTGTTCGAAGTGCCGGAAAAGCCCCTGGCAATCATGGTGCCGGCCTGGAACGAGGTCGGCGTGGTCGGCGAGATGGCGCGCCTGGCCGCCTCGACCATCGACTACGAGAACTACCAGATATTCGTCGGCACCTACCCCAACGACCCGCAGACCCAGGCTGACGTCGACGCCGTGTGCCTGCACTACCCCAACGTGCATAAGGTGGTCTGCGCCCGCCCCGGACCCACCAGCAAGGCCGACTGCCTGAACAACATCATCGATGCCATCCTGCGCTTCCAACAGGACGCGCGTATCGAGTTCGCCGGGTTCATCCTGCATGACGCCGAAGACGTCATCTCGCCCATGGAATTGCGCCTGTTCAACTACCTGCTGCCGAACAAGGACATGATCCAGATCCCGGTGTATCCCTATGCACCGGAGTGGAAGGGCTTCACCGCCGGCCACTATGTCGACGAGTTCGCCGAGAACCACGGCAAGGACGTCATCGTCCGCGAGGCGCTCACCGGCCAGGTGCCCAGCGCCGGGGTCGGCACCTGCTTCAGCCGCCGGGCGATCAGCGCGCTGCTGGAGGACGGCGACGGCATCGCCTTCGATGTACAGAGCCTCACCGAGGACTACGACATCGGCTTCCGCCTCAAGCAGAAAGGCATGAAGTGCATCTTCGCCCGCTATTCCATCACCGATCCTGCGCTGGCCCTCAAGCAGGAGTGGCGCCCCGGCATGAGCCGCGAGTTCGCCCAGGTGATCTGCGTACGCGAGCATTTCCCCCGTGACTGGCAGCACGCCATCCGCCAGAAATCGCGGTGGATCGTCGGCATCGTGTTCCAGGGCACCAGCAACCTCGGCTGGAGCCGCAAAGGCGCGCTCAACTACTTCCTCTGGCGCGACCGCCGCGGGCTGTTCGCCTATCTGTTGAGCTTCCTGGTCAACCTGTTGCTGCTGGTACTGCTGGCCATGTGGCTGGTCACGGTGATCGCGCCGGAGTCGTGGCGGTTCATGTCGATCCTAAGCGACAGCACGCTGCTCAGCACCTTGCTGTGGCTCAACGGCCTGCTACTGTTCAACCGCCTGTTCCAGCGGTTCTGGTTCGTCACCCGCTACTACGGCGTCTTCGAAGGCCTGCTCTCGGCACCACGGATGATGTGGAGCAACTTCGTCAACTTCTTCGCCAACCTGCGCGCCCTGCGTCAGGTGATGGAGATGGGCGATTCGCGGCGGGTGGCCTGGGACAAGACCACCCACGAGTTCCCTGCCCTCGCCGCGCCGGCACGCACCCCGCTGGGCCATCGCCTGGTGGACAAAGGCCTGATCAGCGAAGAACAGCTGGAGCAGGCCATCACCAGCCCGGTAAGGCGGCGCCTCGGGCGCGAGCTGCTGCTGCGCGGCTGGCTCACCAGCGAACAGCTGGTCGAGACCCTGGCCGAGCAACTGGACCTGCCCTGGGCACCGCTCAATCCGTTCAAGATCGCCCCGGCGCTGATCGCCAAGCTGCCGCGCAAGCTCGCCACCCACTACGGCGTGCTGCCGGTGGACGAAGACGGCGACACCCTGGTGCTGGCCAGCGAAAGCCCGGTCAGCCAGGTCTCGCTGGGGGTCATCAGCCGCCAGCTCAAACGCCCGGTGCGTACACGCCTGGCGCCGCAGGGGCGCGTGACCCTGGGCCTGCGCTACCACTACCCGAGCCCTTGGCAGAAACCCGAAACCCGCGAAATGCTCGAGGTACTCGAACGCCACCAGGACGATGCCGCGCTGCTGGAGAGCGTCGGCACCCACCAGGTGATGCTTGGTTCGCTGCTGCAGGTGCGCGGCATGGTACCGGTGGCCCTGTTCAACCAGGCCCTGATCGACTTCAACCCTGAGCAGCAGAGCCTGGGCGAGCACCTGATCGCCCGCGGCATCATCACCGAGGAGGTGTTGCAGCAAGCCCTCGCCGAGCAGGCCAGCGAACAGCAGGCCGCCTACGACCTGACCCGGGAGGTGGCATGA
- a CDS encoding GGDEF domain-containing protein has product MPVEPMVSPVPSRLLPPLILFGLTLALTLGGILARPIESLSLFWPVNAVLAGVLLRNPRQATPGGFALVYLAMIGADLACGSAWRPALWFNLCNLGAIVTIWYLMARLPRVHRRLRTPHGTLCLFGACAVGAMVAASLACVMAAPWFEQSLRATWLAWFSEQFSTSVLVLPVLLTAPSPRALTRPGSASQPVRLAPLLVLLASLSVSILFGGPGAIAFPIAALLWCALSYSPFLVSLLALCAGSTLIVAVAQNLMHFNIPQSESGVTTLMSARLGIAMLVLGPLVLACVSSANRSLMARLAHQATIDHLTGTLSRSAFIRRAHALLDNRQQAPLTLMMLDIDHFKTINDQHGHAIGDQVLRQFAMTLQDQLHDGELFARLGGEEFVIVVPGLAPELARFTAERLRRAVQDQHIAQAGQPLRITVSIGVSGCAADTPAPSLDELLASADQALYRAKAQGRNRVEQAEGQRQVM; this is encoded by the coding sequence CTGCTGCCCCCCCTGATCCTGTTCGGCTTGACCCTGGCGCTGACCCTGGGCGGCATTCTCGCCCGCCCGATCGAATCACTGTCGCTGTTCTGGCCGGTGAACGCGGTGCTCGCCGGCGTACTGCTGCGCAACCCACGCCAGGCCACCCCTGGCGGCTTCGCCCTGGTCTACCTGGCCATGATCGGCGCCGACCTGGCCTGTGGCAGCGCCTGGCGCCCGGCCTTGTGGTTCAACCTGTGCAACCTCGGCGCCATCGTCACCATCTGGTACCTGATGGCCCGGCTGCCGCGCGTGCATCGTCGCCTGCGCACCCCGCACGGCACCCTGTGCCTGTTCGGCGCCTGCGCCGTCGGCGCGATGGTCGCCGCAAGCCTGGCCTGCGTGATGGCCGCGCCCTGGTTCGAACAATCACTGCGCGCCACCTGGCTGGCCTGGTTCAGCGAACAGTTCTCCACCAGCGTGTTGGTCCTGCCGGTGCTGCTCACCGCGCCCTCGCCCCGGGCCCTGACCCGCCCCGGTAGTGCCAGCCAGCCAGTACGCCTGGCGCCGCTGCTGGTGCTGCTGGCTTCGTTGAGCGTCAGCATCCTCTTCGGTGGGCCCGGCGCCATCGCCTTCCCGATTGCCGCGCTGCTGTGGTGCGCGCTCAGCTACTCGCCCTTTCTCGTCTCGCTGCTGGCCCTCTGCGCGGGCAGCACGTTGATCGTCGCGGTGGCGCAGAACCTGATGCACTTCAACATCCCGCAGAGCGAATCAGGGGTCACCACCTTGATGTCGGCGCGCCTGGGCATCGCCATGCTGGTGCTCGGCCCGCTGGTGCTGGCCTGCGTCAGCAGCGCCAACCGCAGCCTGATGGCGCGCCTGGCGCACCAGGCGACCATCGACCACCTGACCGGCACCCTCAGCCGCAGCGCGTTCATCCGCCGCGCCCACGCCTTGCTCGACAACCGCCAGCAAGCGCCGCTGACCTTGATGATGCTCGACATCGACCACTTCAAGACCATCAACGACCAGCATGGCCACGCGATCGGCGACCAGGTGCTGCGCCAATTCGCCATGACCCTGCAGGATCAGTTGCACGACGGTGAGCTGTTCGCCCGCCTGGGTGGCGAGGAGTTCGTCATCGTCGTGCCGGGGTTGGCGCCGGAGCTGGCCAGGTTCACCGCAGAACGCCTGCGCCGGGCGGTGCAGGACCAACACATCGCGCAGGCCGGGCAGCCGCTGCGGATCACCGTGAGCATCGGCGTCAGCGGCTGCGCCGCCGACACCCCGGCGCCCAGCCTCGACGAGCTGCTGGCCAGCGCCGACCAGGCGCTCTACCGGGCCAAGGCCCAGGGCCGCAACCGCGTCGAACAGGCCGAGGGGCAGCGCCAGGTCATGTGA
- a CDS encoding sulfite exporter TauE/SafE family protein, with protein MMDIALLSLFAFAAGLIDAAVGGGGLIQIPALFNVLPNAQPAALLGSNKLASVCGTTFAARSFIRKVKLDWGLIVPAALSAFVMSFFGAATVSLVPASVMRPLVLVLIVLMAVYTFCKKDFGTMHKPRGIGRKEQCLAVLIGGAIGFYDGLFGPGTGSFLIFLFIRFFALDFLHASASAKLVNIATNLAALVFFIPSGNVLWAIALPMALFNILGALTGTWLAVRKGVGFVRGLFLVLLCVLIAKLSWDLLAT; from the coding sequence ATGATGGATATTGCCCTGCTTTCGCTGTTTGCCTTCGCCGCTGGCCTGATCGACGCTGCCGTGGGCGGCGGCGGGCTGATCCAGATTCCGGCGCTGTTCAATGTGCTGCCCAATGCCCAGCCGGCGGCGCTGCTGGGTAGCAACAAGCTGGCCTCGGTGTGCGGCACCACGTTCGCGGCGCGTTCATTCATTCGCAAGGTCAAGCTGGACTGGGGGTTGATCGTGCCGGCGGCGCTGAGCGCCTTCGTGATGTCGTTTTTCGGCGCGGCCACCGTGTCGTTGGTGCCGGCGAGCGTGATGCGCCCGTTGGTGCTGGTGCTGATCGTGCTGATGGCCGTCTACACCTTCTGCAAGAAGGACTTCGGCACCATGCACAAACCGCGGGGCATTGGCCGCAAGGAGCAGTGCCTGGCGGTGCTGATCGGTGGCGCCATCGGCTTCTATGATGGGCTGTTCGGGCCGGGCACCGGGAGTTTCCTGATCTTCCTGTTCATCCGCTTCTTCGCCCTGGACTTCCTGCATGCCTCGGCCTCGGCGAAGCTGGTCAACATCGCCACCAACCTGGCCGCACTGGTGTTCTTCATCCCGTCGGGCAATGTGCTGTGGGCCATCGCGCTGCCGATGGCGCTGTTCAACATTCTCGGCGCGCTGACCGGCACCTGGCTGGCGGTGCGCAAGGGCGTGGGTTTCGTGCGGGGGCTGTTCCTGGTGTTGCTGTGTGTGCTGATCGCCAAGCTGAGCTGGGACCTGCTGGCCACTTGA
- a CDS encoding PACE efflux transporter, translated as MQGKARKVVQAILYEAIAVACVAPALELAFGAGMAQSTVLSILMSGIAMSWNMAYNWAFERWEARQHQRSRTFLRRLLHALGFEGGLVLILLPLVAYWLDIGLWAALVTNLALFVFFFVYAFVFQWGFDKVFDVPVSAQEVPKGC; from the coding sequence ATGCAAGGCAAGGCGCGCAAGGTCGTCCAGGCCATCCTTTACGAGGCCATCGCCGTGGCCTGCGTGGCACCGGCACTGGAGCTGGCGTTTGGCGCGGGCATGGCCCAGTCGACGGTGCTGTCGATCCTCATGTCCGGCATCGCCATGAGCTGGAACATGGCCTACAACTGGGCGTTCGAGCGCTGGGAGGCGCGTCAGCACCAGCGCAGCCGCACCTTCCTGCGGCGCCTGCTGCATGCCTTGGGTTTCGAGGGTGGGCTGGTGCTGATCCTGCTGCCGCTGGTGGCTTACTGGCTGGATATCGGTCTGTGGGCGGCGCTGGTGACCAACCTGGCGTTGTTCGTGTTCTTCTTCGTCTACGCGTTCGTGTTCCAGTGGGGCTTCGACAAGGTCTTCGATGTGCCGGTCTCGGCGCAGGAAGTGCCCAAGGGCTGCTGA
- a CDS encoding GNAT family N-acetyltransferase, with protein sequence MSTPIFRQATSSDVDRCYQIETCAYEGDEAATREKIATRIAQYPEGFLVLEVDSQVIGFINSGCADDVVMSDEAFKELVGHDPHAPNVVIMSVVLDPAYQGLGHASRLMARFVEQMRERGKATIHLMCKERHVALYAKMGYAYVRPSASDHGGMAWHEMVMVL encoded by the coding sequence ATGAGCACACCGATATTCCGTCAGGCCACGTCCAGCGACGTAGACCGCTGCTATCAGATCGAAACCTGCGCCTACGAAGGCGACGAAGCCGCCACCCGAGAGAAGATCGCTACGCGCATCGCCCAGTACCCGGAGGGGTTCCTGGTGCTGGAGGTCGACAGCCAGGTGATCGGCTTCATCAACAGTGGCTGTGCCGACGACGTGGTGATGTCGGACGAGGCCTTCAAGGAGTTGGTCGGGCATGATCCACATGCGCCCAACGTGGTGATCATGTCGGTGGTGCTCGACCCTGCGTATCAGGGCCTGGGCCATGCCAGCCGGTTGATGGCGCGTTTCGTCGAGCAGATGCGCGAGCGCGGCAAGGCGACCATCCACCTGATGTGCAAGGAGCGCCATGTCGCGCTGTACGCGAAGATGGGCTACGCCTACGTGCGCCCGTCGGCTTCCGACCATGGCGGCATGGCCTGGCATGAAATGGTCATGGTGCTGTAG
- a CDS encoding LysR substrate-binding domain-containing protein — MSAPKRRNAPAIINHLVAFEAAARLGSFRAAADELHVTPGAVAQQVRTLESKLGRSLFERLARGLRPNRDGADYLARVRLALDIVEDATCELLERDNPRDTQQVLLSTTPAFASRWLIPRLGQLAQAHPQLAVMIDASDSTRPLSGKGAVDLAVRWGVPPFAEAYARPLLPGIAVPVCAPALRGEQPWRRATDLAQQPLISDSHNNWKRWFDHYALPGTRFNGPVFSQTILAIEAAEQGMGIALVPRLLVDNALKAGTLVLALDGHELRSDAGFHLLASQAPQAGSVVEQVIDWLQSQARE; from the coding sequence ATGAGCGCGCCCAAGCGACGCAACGCCCCCGCTATCATCAACCACCTGGTGGCCTTCGAGGCCGCTGCCCGCCTGGGCAGCTTCCGCGCCGCCGCCGATGAACTGCACGTCACCCCGGGCGCGGTCGCCCAACAGGTGCGCACCCTCGAGAGCAAGCTCGGCCGCTCGTTGTTCGAGCGGCTGGCACGAGGACTACGGCCCAACCGGGATGGCGCCGATTACCTGGCCCGCGTGCGCCTGGCCCTGGACATCGTCGAGGACGCCACCTGCGAACTGCTGGAGCGCGACAACCCGCGCGACACCCAACAGGTCCTGCTCAGCACCACCCCCGCCTTCGCCAGCCGCTGGCTGATCCCGCGCCTGGGGCAACTGGCGCAGGCGCATCCACAACTGGCCGTGATGATCGATGCGTCCGACAGCACCCGCCCCCTTAGCGGTAAAGGCGCGGTGGACCTCGCCGTGCGCTGGGGCGTACCGCCCTTCGCCGAGGCCTACGCCCGCCCCTTGCTGCCCGGCATCGCCGTGCCGGTGTGCGCACCGGCGCTGCGCGGCGAGCAGCCTTGGCGGCGCGCCACCGACCTGGCCCAGCAGCCACTGATCTCCGACAGCCACAACAACTGGAAGCGCTGGTTCGATCACTACGCCCTGCCGGGCACGCGCTTCAATGGCCCGGTGTTCTCCCAGACCATTCTCGCCATCGAGGCCGCCGAGCAAGGCATGGGCATCGCCCTGGTACCACGCCTGCTGGTGGACAACGCGCTGAAGGCCGGCACCCTGGTGCTGGCCCTGGATGGCCATGAACTGCGTAGCGATGCCGGCTTCCACCTGCTCGCCAGCCAGGCGCCGCAGGCTGGATCAGTGGTTGAACAGGTCATCGACTGGTTGCAATCGCAGGCACGTGAGTAG
- the wecB gene encoding non-hydrolyzing UDP-N-acetylglucosamine 2-epimerase gives MAYTVMMVFGTRPEAIKMAPLARVLRDWPEVDLQICSTGQHREMLEQVLTAFGLEVDQDLQVMTQNQTLNGLARDLLDKLDQAYEQVKPDIVLVHGDTTTSFIASLAAFHRHIPIGHVEAGLRTGNLQQPWPEEANRRLTGVLADLHFTPTRDSDANLIREGVPPEHIEVTGNTVIDALLWMRDKLNKDNWRPAADSPLNVLRDDQRMVLITGHRRENFGSGFERICLALAELALRYPDVQFLYPVHLNPQVQHAVYSVLSGRDNIHLVAPQDYPHFVWLMNRAHIILTDSGGVQEEAPALGKPVLVLRKVTERPAVLKGGTVKLVGTLTERIVQETSQLLDDPVAYERMAQVYTPFGDGHASERIAERLSRWFAEQSAARDNA, from the coding sequence ATGGCTTACACCGTGATGATGGTTTTCGGTACCCGCCCCGAAGCGATCAAGATGGCCCCGTTGGCCCGCGTCCTGCGCGACTGGCCCGAGGTCGACCTGCAGATCTGCTCCACCGGCCAGCACCGCGAAATGCTCGAACAAGTTCTCACCGCCTTTGGCCTCGAGGTCGACCAGGACCTGCAGGTGATGACCCAGAACCAGACCCTCAACGGCCTGGCCCGCGACCTGCTGGACAAGCTCGACCAAGCCTATGAACAGGTCAAGCCCGATATCGTCCTGGTCCACGGCGACACCACCACCAGCTTCATCGCCTCGCTGGCCGCCTTCCACCGCCACATTCCCATCGGCCACGTCGAGGCCGGCCTGCGCACCGGCAACCTGCAGCAGCCCTGGCCCGAGGAGGCCAACCGGCGCTTGACCGGCGTACTCGCCGACTTGCACTTCACCCCCACCCGCGACTCCGACGCCAACCTGATCCGCGAAGGCGTGCCGCCCGAGCACATCGAGGTCACCGGCAACACGGTGATCGACGCCCTGTTGTGGATGCGCGACAAGCTGAACAAGGACAACTGGCGTCCCGCCGCCGATTCCCCGCTCAATGTGCTGCGCGACGACCAGCGCATGGTGCTGATCACCGGCCACCGCCGAGAGAACTTCGGTAGTGGCTTCGAACGCATCTGCCTGGCCCTGGCCGAGCTGGCCCTGCGCTACCCGGACGTGCAGTTCCTCTACCCGGTGCATCTCAACCCACAGGTCCAGCACGCGGTGTACAGCGTGCTCTCGGGCCGCGACAACATCCACCTGGTCGCGCCCCAGGACTACCCGCACTTCGTCTGGCTGATGAACCGCGCCCACATCATCCTCACCGACTCCGGTGGCGTGCAGGAAGAGGCCCCGGCGCTGGGCAAGCCGGTGCTGGTGCTGCGCAAGGTCACCGAGCGCCCCGCGGTGCTCAAGGGCGGCACGGTCAAGCTGGTCGGCACGCTCACCGAGCGCATCGTCCAGGAGACCAGCCAGCTGCTCGATGACCCGGTTGCCTATGAGCGCATGGCCCAGGTCTACACCCCCTTCGGCGACGGCCACGCCAGCGAGCGCATTGCCGAACGCCTGAGCCGCTGGTTCGCCGAGCAATCCGCCGCACGGGACAACGCATGA